One window from the genome of Nitrosospira multiformis encodes:
- a CDS encoding YfjI family protein produces the protein MKSPTLKSALSPIKKLQATAFDVFNKAKAEYDTQTELAKLQQSVNKTKARESLKKSDTADVSKLLQSSEPDHAPILKRYITNNASYEALGELLMENPNGLLVEADEIVGLLKQLDASGQEVARSFYLTAADGDAPYTFDRIMRGKGLHIDALCLSIIGGIQPGVLAEYVRQATGGGAGADGLLQRFGLVVYPDISPTWKEVDRYPNSAARETVNMVAERLDNLNPTEIGGEGDLYGNVPFLRFDNAAQALFSEWRSALEHRLRSGEEHPAIVSHLSKYRKLVPSLALINHLCDTRHGPVTEAALLRAIAFSEYLESHAQRIYSYATRPDIDAAKTLLKRLAGGKLPNPFKARDISQKGWAGLENPSKTQSAINLLLEYHHLTEEEITTGGRPTTHYHWIKGAL, from the coding sequence ATGAAAAGTCCCACATTGAAATCAGCGTTATCTCCAATTAAGAAACTACAGGCAACGGCTTTCGATGTCTTCAATAAGGCCAAAGCAGAATACGACACACAAACTGAACTTGCCAAGCTGCAACAGTCGGTAAACAAAACAAAGGCGCGTGAATCGTTAAAAAAGAGTGACACTGCCGATGTTTCGAAATTGCTGCAATCCAGTGAGCCAGACCATGCGCCCATCCTGAAACGCTACATTACCAATAACGCCAGCTATGAGGCCTTGGGGGAATTGTTGATGGAGAACCCAAACGGCTTACTAGTGGAGGCCGACGAAATAGTAGGGCTCTTGAAACAACTTGATGCAAGCGGCCAAGAGGTTGCGAGATCGTTTTATCTGACCGCTGCTGATGGGGATGCGCCCTACACCTTCGACCGGATCATGCGCGGCAAGGGATTGCATATTGATGCGCTGTGCCTTTCGATCATTGGCGGCATCCAACCTGGCGTATTAGCGGAATATGTACGCCAAGCGACCGGCGGAGGCGCGGGGGCGGATGGACTGCTGCAGCGTTTTGGATTGGTAGTGTATCCCGACATTTCCCCCACCTGGAAAGAAGTAGACCGCTATCCAAATAGCGCGGCGCGGGAGACGGTGAACATGGTTGCCGAAAGATTGGATAACTTAAACCCAACCGAGATCGGTGGGGAAGGTGATCTGTATGGCAATGTTCCATTCCTCCGCTTTGACAATGCGGCGCAAGCACTGTTTTCAGAATGGCGCTCAGCACTGGAACACAGATTAAGGTCGGGCGAAGAGCATCCGGCTATCGTGTCGCATCTATCGAAATATCGAAAGCTGGTCCCTTCGCTGGCACTGATAAATCATCTATGTGATACCAGGCATGGCCCTGTGACGGAAGCGGCTCTGCTTCGTGCTATTGCCTTCAGTGAGTATCTTGAAAGCCACGCGCAGCGAATATACAGCTACGCCACCCGGCCGGATATAGACGCAGCAAAAACGCTTCTCAAGCGATTGGCCGGCGGCAAGTTGCCAAATCCGTTCAAGGCCCGTGATATCTCCCAGAAGGGCTGGGCAGGGCTCGAGAACCCGAGCAAGACGCAATCCGCAATCAATCTGCTGCTGGAGTATCACCACTTAACCGAAGAAGAGATAACCACAGGCGGACGACCAACAACGCATTATCACTGGATCAAGGGGGCACTATGA
- a CDS encoding helix-turn-helix transcriptional regulator has translation MNNNSNFGKLPASGYIRQSQLIPAIVPFSSATLWRKVKTKEFPAPVKLSARITAWDVNSIRSWLESKSEKGE, from the coding sequence ATGAATAACAATTCAAACTTCGGCAAGCTCCCAGCCTCGGGATACATTCGCCAGTCGCAATTAATACCAGCCATCGTGCCGTTCTCTTCTGCAACGCTCTGGCGCAAGGTAAAAACCAAGGAATTTCCGGCGCCGGTCAAGCTATCCGCTCGAATTACGGCATGGGATGTGAACTCCATTCGTTCCTGGCTGGAATCAAAATCAGAGAAGGGGGAATGA
- a CDS encoding tyrosine-type recombinase/integrase → MQSKGNMGTLSDIDIRNWIKAGEHFDMRGDGDGLYLSYRENFAIPVWRLRYRFAGKPRIMNMGSYRDLSLADARRKAKELRARVAMGYDVAGEKQQRKGEARAKIEADKNAYTVAQLADEYFERMIVGRWKHPNIVRARIEKDIKPAIGSLKVEDVKPRHIDDILKAVIKRGAPSISNDVLRWLKRIFNYAVKRHAIEYNPAAAFDPGDAGGKEKSRERWLTGAELVRLFAAMQEANGFSVENGLSIKLLLLLAVRKSELIAAKWSEFDLDQGVWYLPAERTKTSSAIDIPLPDVAVEWLRELERLSCSSKWVLPARKMQDRMLPHIAESTLSVALAKIKHGLDRFTIHDLRRTARTHLEALGVVPHIAERCLNHKIKGVEGVYNRHDYFEERKAALNAWAALLIQFEQGHTDKVILLRKSKTVT, encoded by the coding sequence CGATGGGGATGGGCTGTACCTATCCTATCGTGAAAACTTTGCTATTCCTGTTTGGCGCCTTCGTTATCGCTTTGCCGGGAAGCCTCGCATAATGAACATGGGTAGCTATCGTGACCTGTCCCTCGCCGATGCTCGACGTAAGGCAAAAGAGCTGCGGGCTCGCGTAGCAATGGGGTATGACGTTGCAGGCGAAAAACAGCAACGCAAGGGCGAGGCCCGCGCCAAGATCGAAGCTGACAAGAACGCCTATACAGTGGCCCAATTAGCCGATGAGTATTTTGAGCGAATGATTGTAGGCCGCTGGAAGCACCCAAACATCGTACGTGCTCGGATCGAGAAGGACATCAAGCCCGCTATCGGTAGCCTTAAGGTTGAGGATGTAAAGCCGCGGCACATTGATGACATTCTGAAAGCCGTAATAAAGCGTGGCGCACCTTCCATATCCAATGACGTGCTGCGCTGGCTCAAGCGCATATTCAACTATGCCGTTAAGCGGCATGCTATCGAATACAATCCGGCAGCTGCCTTTGATCCGGGCGATGCGGGTGGCAAGGAAAAAAGCCGCGAACGCTGGTTAACGGGTGCGGAGCTGGTGCGGCTCTTTGCTGCCATGCAAGAAGCAAATGGGTTCAGTGTAGAGAATGGCTTAAGCATTAAATTATTGCTGCTGCTGGCAGTGCGTAAAAGCGAGCTGATAGCCGCCAAGTGGTCAGAGTTCGATTTAGATCAGGGTGTGTGGTATTTGCCTGCTGAGCGTACAAAGACCAGCTCAGCCATTGATATACCGCTGCCTGATGTTGCAGTAGAGTGGTTGCGGGAGCTTGAGCGTTTATCGTGTAGCAGCAAATGGGTATTGCCTGCGCGCAAGATGCAAGACCGCATGCTGCCACATATCGCGGAAAGTACCTTGAGTGTTGCTCTCGCGAAGATCAAGCATGGATTAGACCGCTTTACTATTCATGATCTACGCCGTACAGCACGCACCCACTTGGAAGCTTTGGGCGTAGTACCGCACATTGCGGAGCGCTGCCTGAATCACAAGATCAAAGGTGTTGAAGGAGTTTATAACCGGCATGACTATTTCGAGGAGCGAAAGGCTGCGCTGAATGCGTGGGCCGCGCTATTGATACAGTTTGAGCAAGGACACACTGATAAGGTGATCCTGCTTAGAAAGAGCAAGACCGTGACTTGA